One uncultured Carboxylicivirga sp. genomic window, CCTGGATAGCCTCATTGGTTGGAACATATACTGTATAATTAAAAGTATTGAAGAAACGGATGTTATAATCAATTCCGAAGTAGTTGGTTTTCCTAACAAATACTACTGATGTAGAAGTAGATGGAAATCCATTTAATAATTCGAAGAATTTACTGAATTCAGGGGTTTCACTCAATACTTTATAAACCGAACGAACCGGAGTTTGAAGTGGCTTATCAATTAAATATGTGTTACCATTATTTTGTCCATAGACATCCAGTATATTAACATCCAAATTATTTGCAACATCAAAACCAGCTTGTACTTTTAGATTACCGTCGTTAGAAACCTTAAGAACATTGTTTCCTTTGGTAAAATAAAAATTATCACCTGTTTCAACATCACCAATTACAATGTGATTATCTAACAGATCAAGTAATCGATTAGAAATAAAATCTGTATTAGTGATTACACTTAATGAATCACCAATAACTCCAGTACTGATATCGTAACTATATACAGTTGCATTTACTGCACCGGTTGTTTCATTATACCAATATTTTAATGCTCCAGGAACATCTTTACTGTATGCAATTGGATCTATATAACGACTAAAGTACTCATCAGAAGGCACGAAGAAAGAATAAGTATTTTCAAGTGAATTCAAATATAATCTGAATTCATTCTGACGAACAGCCCAGTTAAATACTTTAGTTTTTCTACCAAACAATACAGGAGCATATACTGAAACATAATCATCGGGAGGAAAAACTTTATTGGTATGATAAACCAAACCATTTACTCCAACATAAGTGCTTTCGATATCAGCATCAGAAATCTCAATTTTTGAGTTCTCTGTATCCTTCATATCTTCAAACTGTGAAGGAATACTACCATTGAAAGACAGTCGTAAGTGACGGTTCATTAATAATGCAAGAATGTCATCAGGCACATCTTCCCACGAACCATAACGTTCATTTAAGATACGGCCAGTACCATTTTCCCAATAATCATTCATAGCAGCATCGGTTGGCACAAGCAATGTACCCATATCAGCCTGAAGTCCTGTATTTTCAGCAGTATATCGATTACTACCTGGGCTAAAATTCAACAAATACTCGTCCCCGATAGTATTTCCGTCAATAGACCATGTATATCCCTCAGGGTATTTATATAAATAGGATTTTACAAAAATACTATCATCTGTATTATGTTTTAAGTTATAGGTTTCACTTAAATCCTCATCATACCATCCAAAGCTGAAACGATCCAGTAATTTTGAAAAAACAGTTGAGTTAGCGTAATGGTGCACATGTTCAGCCATATTATCGCGAGGCAACATTACATCCTGCAATACATGTACATATCCATTCTTACAAACTATATCCCTTTCAACAACAGGAATGTCAAAAACATGGGCATCATTTGTACTTCTTTCCTGACCTGTAATGATTTTGAAATCAGAATTGCTAATACCTTTTGTCTTTAGCATTTTTTCGAAGAAGTAGACAATTGGTGCTGATTGATTATCTTTTACAATCTTCATTCCAGTATTTCTGTAACGATCCCAGTAGCTAACCCAAGGTCCTTGAACTGGCAAATCGGTCCCAGAGTCAAAACTAACGCTGTCAACCGGATCACTAGCAGTCGTTCTTCTTAAAGCAGAACCGTATTGTAAAGTTCCACCATAATTAAAATTAGATAATGTTTCAATCAAATAAGCATTATCAATCATACCGAATTTCAGAATCATATTCTTCTCCGTAAGAGTTAAATCTTCATAAGAAGTTACTCCCCAGGCATTGTTCTGAAAAAATCTCTCGAATGCATCGTCATCAGCAACAAAAAGAGTCTTACTACCGGTTCTTGACAAAATTTCTTTGTAATCCTTCGTATCCTCTATCAGTTTCACATATGTCTCGAAATTACCGTTGGATTTCAGATAGTCATAGATACTTGCTCCCAACCATTCAGGTTCTTCTTCATCGTATCTGAATACATCATCCTTACAGGAAATAACTCCAAAACACGTCAGTAATATAAAAGCAAATAATATTGCCTTACCGACTTGCCATTCCCTAAAATTATTTTTCATCCTTTGAATTAATTTCATAATCTACTTTCATAAAATTATGGACAGTTAATACATGATTTTTATTTATTTTTTAATTCTTAACAAGATTAAAATTGGCATATCATCATTTTACCATGTCAAAACTATTTGACAGCTGTTAATTATTGTTACATTTTTTCGATTATTACTATACTGAATTTGATTCTGTGTTCATTTATATTCATTTAAAATAACTTCACCACCTTTTAATTACCTTATTATCTGTATGATTCGAATTGATTTTATTTTACATCTTATCAAATCGATTATCAATAAAGAATAATGTCGTTATTTGAACATTTTTGAAATAGTGAACATTTTTTATACTTTTTAAATTGGACACAGATATAGAACAATAATGTTATTTTAACGTTTCACAAGATTATTTAAATTAAGATTTACAGACTATCAATTTTTCGTCAGTTAAGCATACAAATTCAGCAGAGCCAATTTATCGTCAAACAACTATATTAAAGATCTGAATACATAGACCTTAAGATTTAAAATCATTTTAAAATAAATATTTAATTTTCTCATTTTGCAGCAAAAACATCTCTACAAAAACGAAATCATATAACTAAAAAAAGGTTGTAAAAGTGAAATCGTATCACCTTTACAACCCTCTTCTACTTTAATATTTATTGTTTAATGATTTTTTGCAAATAGTCTTCACCAACTTTAATCAGATAAACACCAGGCGATAGTTTGCTCAGATCAATTGATGCATTTACCACTTCTTCAATAACCGTTTGCCCGGCCATATCAATTACCTGTACCTTTAGTTCATCTGTCAGGTCGATGTATAAAATATCTTTTACCGGGTTCGGATATACATTCAAACCCTTATATTTACTCTCTCCTAACCCCGTTATCACCTGATCGGCGGACAAATCCATTATCATCCACCCCATTTTATCCTGCAGTACAGACGAAATACCATTTGAGGTTTCTCTTAGTCTGGCAATTTTAAATGCATTACTTACACTTGTATTTGGATAATATCTAACGTTAGAAGCAAATGAATTTGATTTTGTTAACAAGCTTCCAAAAACAACAGGATCAGCATAGGTTTCATCATATGTTACTGAAATAGGTGTTGTAACAATACCAGCACCATCTTCGGTTGATCCAACTGTTACTCTTTTGGTACCAATAACTCCTTGTCCTTTTTCAATGGCTAAAAAGTCAACATTCTCAGCAAAAGTAGCCGTAGTAATGCTCTGTTCACTCATTAAACACAGTTCGAAACCAGTTGTTGTCACATTCTGAATAGCTACAGTGGTAGGAAAGAAAGTTCCGTTACTCACTTGTGTGCAAAATACCACCGGCACGGTTTCAAATTCTTCAGTAAAAGAAACAGAAACCCAATCTCTTTGAATTCCGCTAACTTGACCTACCTCACCTTTCAATCCTCCAAAATCATACACCCCACTATTTAAAGCTAAAGCTGCTACATCATCCGTTGAAGACAATGTTGGATCATTCAGGTATGTCCATGTATCTATCTGAAACTGGAAAGTAGTTGTTGAAACACTATTTACTCTTTGTGTCATTGGGTAGACATTATTAAATGTCTGTGCACCCATAATTATACGAGGAGTAGTAGTAAACTTCTCTGAGAAATAACATGAAGTCCAGTCTGTATTATTCAACTGCATCTCACCGGTCTGTATGGCATTGATTCCTCCTGTCTGAAAATATGAAACTTCATTTGAACTCAAATACTCTCCATCACTTTTCAACAAACTTATTCTATAAGTAACTCTTCCACTATTAGTTGGATCAACTGGATCTAAGTAATACAACACACTTACATCGTCACTATAATATATTTCTTCATAAGATCCATCATTGATTTTTTTCTCAATTTTATATGCCTTACTTAGTTCACCATTCGGATCTGTCCATGAAAGACGCATATTATTTGATAATGAAAGATATCTGAAAGTTAGTGTTGGATCGCTATAATTCCATCCTGGTATAATATCATATTGTCCTGTATAAGCAATTGGAGCATTATGATCTCTGTAGTACTCACCAAAAGGCGTAAGCACAACATCATATCCATTACCATCCTGATATAACACAGGTGCATCTTTAATCCAGTCAGCTCTTTGATTACCTGTACTTATCCATTCTGAATAATCAGCATCAATTGTAACTACCATAGCCCGGCAATCCTGCACCCAGTCATAAAAATAATAACGTTCGATAAATGAACAGGTATCCAAAACATTAAGAATAGCCTTCATATTACTAAGTTGCTTGGCAACGTTATTAGTTGTCGCAAGTCTGGTATCATTATCCGGCCAGGTTTCTGTTGTCCAGTTGGCTCCATTATTCATCTCTGTAATCCATATCGGACGTCCACCACATCGGTCGTGATAATCTTTTAGAGTACTATACCAACCTGAAGCAGAACTATTCCAATAAGAGTGAACAGCAACAAAATCTACCCTGTAGTTTTCGTCTTCACATGCTGCAACATAATCAAAAAGGTTTTTTCCAGTATTACCCGACCATGCATTTGCATAAGCAGGTGATCCAACACGTAAGCCTGAACCATACATACCAGGCCAAATAGCAATCATATCAGCATGTGTCATGTTTGACTGGTCCGATTGATCTGGTTCATTATAACCCAACAAATGAGTAATATTCTGTTTATTATTAATATCAGTCCAACCTGGCCATCCTCCATTCTGACGAATGGCAGCATATTCATAATTATCTGAACTAGCACCTCCAATATTCCAATCGTAGTATCCTGTACCATTAATAATATTCGGATCCCATCCAGCTTTTCCTTTTTTAGTTACCCATTGATGTTTAAAGACTCTTATAAAAGAAACCGAACCAAGTAATTCGCCTGGCATATTAATTTCTATATCTGCATCATGAGCAATAAAAACACGGCTATAGCCAGATCCATCAGCATTATTTGCAAAAGTAGCCTGATATCCCCTCTTTAGTTTAAAAGAACGAATAGAATTATCAAAATCACCTAAACTATTATAATAGGTATGTATTGCATACTGATAAGAATCACCCGTAAAATCATCACCGGTGTAAACTGTTAAAGGTTTAAAAGATGAACCGTGTGGCATTAATACAGCTCCATGACCATAAATAGCCACTCTACCATTTGTACCCTGAACAAAAGGTGAACCATTAACCATTACGTTAGCAAGATAATTAGCAATAACGTCCGAAGGCTTTATATTATCAAAGAAAACCCATGCATCTACATTATTCAACGACACAGTACTATTTACAAAAGGTGCATCACTTGAGGTAATATGTAATTCCTTTGCTACATCAAGAACTCTTGTTTCATCTGTTAACTGCGCTACTGTCTCTACTTCTATAGCCATAACCGGCATGGATATTAAAGTAAAAAACATTAAAAAGGTAAAAAGAATTTTTTTCATCATTCAAAACTTAATCTAGTTCCTAAATATTTTCCCCTAAGCGTTAATCAACAAACTCAACATTAAAAATTAAAATGAATATACTAATGTTAATATTCGTAAAATTAACGGCTGCAAATTAGCATCTCAAACACATAAACTCTTGAACAAATCAATAAAAAAGTGTCACTTTTTCTCTATTATTATTACAAATCAAATATCAAATCACACATCTTTTACCAACGAATTCAAATCCAAAAACCCTATACCACAATGCATTTCAACGCTTTCTACCCAACTCACAATGATGAAACTCTGATTATTAAACAACCAATAATCTATAATGTTAAATAATTAAAATAAAAAAGCGATGAACCAAATCTAATTCATCGCTTTAAATATTTTAGGTGCAATTATTATTTGTATTGCTCTGCTTTTTCTTTTTCACCTAAACGTGTATAAATATTAGAAATTGCTGGTTTCAAGTTTGTTTTACCATCGTTATAGGCCACCAACAAATACTTTAAAGCTTCCTGGTACACAGCTTTAGCCTGATCCTGAGATTTCAAATAATTTGTATAATCAACTCTCGTAGGAGCTTTCTTAGCTTCATACTTCGCCTTTTCTTTTTTAAACATCTCAGAACCTTGCTTGTACAAATAAATACCTGCGCCCATATTGGCACCTACATGATCCGGTTCAATTTTTAATATTTTAGCATACATTTCGTACGCACTTTTTTCATCATCAAGATTCTGGTATGCTACTCCCTTATAATATAAAAACTTTGTTTCTTCAGGATAAATAGCAATTAACCCATCTGCTTCTTTTAAAAGAGCATCATAATTCTTAATTCTTAAATAATGTTGAGCAAGGCTTTGAGAAATCTCTGTTTTGAAATCCGGAAATGATTTCATTTTTGCCATTAAAGCCCATTCATAATTTTCAGAATCATCGACATTCTTGGTTAAATTGATCAACTGATCATAGATATCCAAACGTGGCACATTATAAACTATAGCTTGTTTATAATTTTCAATGGCTTCTGCAGGTTTATTCAAATTTTCGTAAGATAAGCCAGCATAACTATATGCCATAGAAATATTAACACTATCCAAACTCTCTTTTGAACTAAGTACCTTATTACTTAACTCCAGAGCTCCCTCATACTTTCCATCGAGAAAAGTTGATTTAACTTTATTTAAATCATCATTCATTTCCTGTGCTCCTATACTAACCGCAATAAACAGAAGTACGAAGCATGCAAAAGATTTAATCATATTTTAATTGTTTTGGTTCTATTTCACAAATCAAAGTAACCACTTTTCTTTTAATAATACAGCCTGTACATATACATACAAGCTTGGGATATTGACAATTCGCCATTAAAATGTTCACTTATCCAACAAAATTAAGAATTCACTACAAAACAAGCAGACAGATTAAAGAAACGAAGTTAACAGATCGATTTTGTATTATTATTTATCGATTTGATACTAGCGCAGCCAATTATGTGCTATTTATTCGATGAATATATTCAAGCAACAATAAACCTTCTTATTTAACTTTGATTAACATTCCTAAAGGTATTTTTTCAACTTGAAAACAAATACAAAAAGGATATAAACCAATGATAATTTATTTATAATCTAATTCACATTTTTATGAAAAAAAGATTTTTACTTTTTACACTACTGTTTGCAATGACACAGTTTTTTGTCTTAAAAGCTCAAACAGATGTTACGGATACATATTTAACAAATGCAGGTTTTGACAGTAATTGTACTTATACAATTAGTTCAACAGATACAAACCTGGGAACATCAGATAATACAGGAGCTACTGTAATAACTGTAGATGGTTGGACTAGCAACTATGCAGGTTGGTCTGCTGGAGCATCATTCGAATATGGTACTATAACTACACTCAATGGAAATACAATACCTTCAACAGATCCAGATGGAGCATCTGGAACAAGTGAAGGTGGTTTAGGAGTATGCGCTGCATGGGCAGGAAGTACTTATTACACCCAGAGTGTGACTCTACCTGCTGGTACATATACTTTAAAATATAAAGTAAATAATTTCGGGCCGGTAACAGCAGGAACAAGTCTTGCAGGCTTTACTCCTGATGCAGGAACTGCTTCATTATCTACTCTTTCTGATATTGTAATTGATGGTTCTTGGGTAACAGATGAAATAACATTTGTTCTGACAACTGAAACTACTGGAGTAATACAGATAGGTATCTTAAGTGTTAATGCAGGTTCAGGCGGTAATGGACGATTTATATTTGACGATGTTCAATTATTTTTCACGGCTGAAGTTGACAAATCAAATCTTCAATCATTAGTAGATGAAGCAACAACCATGTACAGCAACCAGGAAGCAGTGCCTGATGGATCAACTGTTTATGCCGATCTTAATACAGCAATAGTAGCTGCTCAGGCTGTATTAGATAACACAGATGCTACACTTGCCGAAGTTGTTGCAGAGGAAGAAGCTCTTCAAGCAGCAATAACTGATGTTGAAAATGCCGTTGAATTGCAGCAAAAGATTACAACATGGACTACTCTGCCTTATGATGCTACTTCCGAAATTGTTAACCCTAGTTTCGAAACAGGAAATACGGATGGATGGGTTAACATTGGTGGTTTCGTAGGACAAAACAATACTTCTTTTAGTTTAAAAGCCGGAACGTATTATGTTGAAAAATGGCAAAGCTCAGGTAATTGGTCAGGTCTTAAACTTTCTCAAGTAATTGAAAATATCCCAAATGGAGTTTACAAACTAACCGCTGCTGCTCTTAATAACCCTGAAGGTACAGGTGGTGCATTTATTTATGCTAATGATATTAGAGCTGAGGTAACAGGAACCGCAGATTATACACTTGAAGTAACTGTAGATAACAATACTTTGGAAGTTGGTTACGACATTGTTAACTCAGGTAATTACATTGCTGTTGATAATTTCCGTTTATCATATATAAGTGATGGCTCACCTGTTATTGATATTGCAGAATCTTACCTTGCATTCGATGAATTTGAAACCACCGCAACATTAACTGTAACAGGATACAACCTTACTGAAAGCATCGCTCTAACTGCTCCAACAGGATTCTCTTTGGATGTTTCTTCACTTGCATCGGATGCAACAGGTGAAACAGTTACAGTTACTTTTGATGCTTCAGCAACTACTTCCGGTAATATTGAACTATCTAGTGGAACAGCATCTGCTTCAATTCCTGTATATGCTCGCTTAAATTCAGATAAATTCACTCCATATTTTGGTGACAGAGAAAACCTTGTAGCCGATGCATATTGTTCAGACAGAAGTTTGTATGGAGGATGGGGATCAGTTGTTACAACTACAAATGAAGCTGAAGTATATTGTGGTAAAGCTTCAATTAAATTAGGTACTGGTGGTACAGGTTGTGATGCAGCATTTGATATTAATCCTTTTGCATACAAAGCTAATACTACCTACAGAGTTAGGGCAATGGTTAAAACAGTGGATGGTTCAATTGGATTTTTAGCAAATAGTGCTGATCCAAATTATAATGACGCATTTGACACTGGTGGTGAATGGCAACAAATTGATTTCTACTTCTCAACAGGGGCTGCACCTTCTGCAAGTTTTGTAACATTCAACAAATGTGATAACGGTTCAAATTGTACATATGCTTATATTGACAATTATGAAATTTACGAAGTAAATAATGATGCCACACTATCAGCTATTACATTAAATGTTGGTGGATTAGATATCGCATTTGATCCTGCAACAACTACCTACACTGCTACTGTTCCATCAGGCACAGAAACAGTAACTGTTGACGCGACTTTAAGCGATGAAAGTGCAATGATTTCTGGCACCGGCGATGTTGATGTTTCAACCGGAACAGGTGTAGCAACAATAGTTGTAACTGCAGAAAGTGGTGCTAAAACAACTTACACTGTTACAATCAATGTTGATTCAGCAACAAAATTGTCAAAAATTGGTCAGAATGCTGTTAAAGTTTATCCAACATTAACAACATCAGGTATCAATGTTGAATTCAGTGATAAGCCAGGCATGATTAAACTTTACAGCTTATCGGGACAATTAATTAAAACAGTTAAAGCAACATCTCAAATTGAGACTATTCAATTATCAACAGCAGGTATCTACCTTGTTGAAGTTGAAAGTAATGGTGCTAAAACCATACTTAAGGTTGTTAAAAAATAAGATTAACAATAGTACTGAAAAAGGGTTACCAAATGTGGTAACCCTTTTTTTATTTCCTTATTTCTATTATTGCCCGAATTTGTAGTAGTAATTTTAAATTTTATACACTCCTTACTTATCTGTCCTTCCTACTTTTACGATGTTAACTAAAGTGCAATATGAACTATTGCACTATTTTTTTAATACCTTTTGTAAACATTATCTATGAAAACATTCATGAAGCCTTATAACACCTGGCTAATTTTAGTAATCATTGGAATCATTGGTTCTAATAATATCTTAGCTCAAAGTGTTACACTAACCCACTCATATACTTTCGAGGATGGAACTGCAAAAGACATTGCAGGCAATGCAGATGCAACTGTATATGGGGGTACTATTTCGGATGGTTTATATACAACCTCTAATCAAGGTGAATATATTTCACTACCCGCATCTGATATTGCTATTAACGGATATACAGCTATTACCATTGAGGCATTAATAACAGCCGGAGATGGAACCAATCCGGGTAATACAATGATGTATTATCTTGGAAATACAAATTCATCTGGTTATGGAACTTATGGCTATTTTGCATCATTGGCCAGAGCCGATAACAAGAGTCGTGCAGCAATATCTTGTTCCGATTCATCACCCTGGAGTTACGAAAGTGGTGCAGACGGTACGGAATTAGATGATGGTGAATCACATTATATTGTGAGTACGCTGACTAATGATGCTATCACCCTCTATATTGATGGTCAATTAGCTCAAAGCACTACTCTATCGTCAACCAATAAAATTGAATACCTGAGTAATGCTTTTGCCTATTTATGCAAAAGTGGATACAGTGCTGATCCAACCTGGTTGGGTTCAATTGAGGAATTTAATATCTATAATGGTGCTTTCACTGCCGACATGGTTACTAATAATTATACCAGTGCTAATCTTACAGGAATTACTCTTGGTGCTGGAGAACTATCCCCGGCTTTTGATCCCGCTATTACCGAGTATACTGTAACCTTACCTGAAGGTACATCATTTGTAACGGTTGAAGGTGCGAAAGAAGTAAATGCCGCCAGCCTTATTGGTGAAGGTATTATTAATACATCTTCCGGTACAGGCATGGCTAATCTTGAAGTAACTGCCCTAGATGGTTCAACTGTAAAAACCTATACTATAAACTTTACTGTTGATGGTAATTATGGCATGTACCTTCCGGGAGGAACAGATGGAAGCTCAAGCAATATTGATATCTCAGGTCTTTCATTAACTACTTTGCCTTTGACAGTTGAAATGTGGATTAAACCGGAAGGTGATCAAAATGCATACGCTGGATTGTTTTACCATAGAGGAACAAGTAATGCTGGTTTGCAATATGCTGCCGGATGGCAAGGTACAAATCTTCTACGTCTTAATTTTGGTGGTAATTCGTTATTAACCGATGCTGTTAAACCCGATCAATGGCACCATGTGGCTTGTGTTATAACAAGTACCTCTAATACTATTTATCTGGATGGGAAAGAATATACTCAGACTGGATTAAGTCAATCAGCTTATGACTTTAGTGCAGACAACCTCTTTTTAGGATGGGACATGGCTGTGGCAGACAGAACATTCAATGGCACCATCAACGAAGTTAGAGTATGGAAACAAGCCAGAACAGCAGAACAGATTCTATCAAATAAATACGAAGTTTTGGTTGGAACCGAAACTGATCTTGTTGCTTATTACAGTTTCGATGATCAGGCAGCATCATCTATTACAGATTTAACAGCAAACGCTCACGCTGGTACCATTAATGGTGGTGTTTATGTTCCTGCTTATACAACAACTGACACCGATGCTGATGGAATACCTGATTTTATTGATAACTGTCCTTTTAATGTCAACTACGATCAGGCAGATATAGATGGTGATGGAATTGGTGATGTTTGCGATGACGATCGTGATGGCGATGGCATTGCTGACAGCATAGATAATTGTCCTGAAGTGGCCAATGCTGATCAGGAAGATCTGGATGAAGATGGAATTGGTGATGTATGTGACCCTGAATTCCCTTCAGATTTAAATTTCGCCATGAAATTACCCGGTGGTTCAGATGGTAGTTTAAGCAACATTGATATCTCAGGTTTGAATCTATCCACCTTACCTTATACTATCGAAATGTGGATTAAACCGGATGGATCGCAGATTGACAATACGGGTATAATTTACCATAGAGGCACTGGAAATGCAGGTATACAATATTCATCAAGCTGGCAAGGATCTGGCAAGCTTCGATTCATGACTAATATTTCAGGCGATTATGGAACGGTGACCGACGAAGTTACTACTGACACATGGCATCATGTTGCTGTTGTTCTTACTTCAACAACAAGAACTGTATACATGGATGGCAAATCGTATTCTCAGACAATAAACAACAGTGCTTATGATTTCTCCACCGGAGCTTTATATTTAGGTTGGGACAGCGGGGCTTCAAACAGGGCTTTTAAAGGTATTATTGAGGATGTTCGTATATGGAATACTGCCCGTTCAGCACAGGAAGTGGAAGACAACCAGTTTACGCTTTACACTGGAGACGAAGAAGGATTAGTTGCCTATTATAATTTTGATGATCGAAATTTATCTCAGGTAACAGATGCAACCTCTAATGCAAATCATGGAGTTATAAATGGTGGAATATATGTATTATCCAATATTTATACTTCGATGCAGTATGTTCAATCTACCACATCACAACCTTCAGGATTTGTGAATACTGGTGAAAGCGTTATCATGTGTGTCGAGATTGAAACCAATCATTTTCAGGATGCAATTTCTGTAACTCAATTTGATCTTTCTGCAATCGGAACAACCAACTATTCTGATATTGAGAATGTGAAAATTTATGCTGCAGGTACCGATTCTCTTTTCACAACAAATACTCTGATTGGAGAAACGGGTTCTTCTTTAAGTGCAGCTGATTTCACAGTTGATTGTGATTATTCACTTGAATATGGTAAAAACTATTTCTTTGTTGTTTTTGATGTTGCCAACAATGCTACCAATGGTAATCAACTTGATTTGGTTTGTAACAGTATTACAGTTGATGGCATAGTTGAAACACCTTCTGTTACCTCACCGGAAGGTGTTCTGGAAATCAACTCTGATATATTTATACATAACCAAAAGTTCTCATTCGATGTAGTTAGTTACGATGCTTATACATCATCTAACGGAACCAACTTTGTATCCTTTCAGCAAAATGCATTGATGACCTACAAAGGCTATCAATACATTACCTATTGGAACCAGTCTGCTCATGTTTGTATGGCTCGTAAAAAATTACCTTCTGGTAGTTGGGAAGAAATTGAGTTTACTGATTTCACCTCATCGCATGATTTAAGTGATAATCACTACAATATTTCATTTGGAATATGTGCTAATGATGGAACTATTCATATTTCCTATGATCATCATAATGATGCGCTACATTATCGTAAATCAACAGTTGATTTAACAAACGATCCGGATAATGCCAATTGGTCAACTGCTTCATTTGGAGCTAATCAGGGATATTTAGTCAGTGGCAGTTATATTACTGCTAGTTCTCCTTATTACGGAGGAGTTACCTACCCTCGTTTTATCAGCAAGCCTGATGGAAACTTATTATTCGAATACCGAAGCGGTATTAGTGGAGATGGGAACTCTCATTTGTATGAATACAATGGAGAATGGACATACATTGGTGAATATATGCATGGCCGTACTGGCACCAGCACTGATTATTCTTC contains:
- a CDS encoding cadherin-like beta sandwich domain-containing protein; the protein is MKKRFLLFTLLFAMTQFFVLKAQTDVTDTYLTNAGFDSNCTYTISSTDTNLGTSDNTGATVITVDGWTSNYAGWSAGASFEYGTITTLNGNTIPSTDPDGASGTSEGGLGVCAAWAGSTYYTQSVTLPAGTYTLKYKVNNFGPVTAGTSLAGFTPDAGTASLSTLSDIVIDGSWVTDEITFVLTTETTGVIQIGILSVNAGSGGNGRFIFDDVQLFFTAEVDKSNLQSLVDEATTMYSNQEAVPDGSTVYADLNTAIVAAQAVLDNTDATLAEVVAEEEALQAAITDVENAVELQQKITTWTTLPYDATSEIVNPSFETGNTDGWVNIGGFVGQNNTSFSLKAGTYYVEKWQSSGNWSGLKLSQVIENIPNGVYKLTAAALNNPEGTGGAFIYANDIRAEVTGTADYTLEVTVDNNTLEVGYDIVNSGNYIAVDNFRLSYISDGSPVIDIAESYLAFDEFETTATLTVTGYNLTESIALTAPTGFSLDVSSLASDATGETVTVTFDASATTSGNIELSSGTASASIPVYARLNSDKFTPYFGDRENLVADAYCSDRSLYGGWGSVVTTTNEAEVYCGKASIKLGTGGTGCDAAFDINPFAYKANTTYRVRAMVKTVDGSIGFLANSADPNYNDAFDTGGEWQQIDFYFSTGAAPSASFVTFNKCDNGSNCTYAYIDNYEIYEVNNDATLSAITLNVGGLDIAFDPATTTYTATVPSGTETVTVDATLSDESAMISGTGDVDVSTGTGVATIVVTAESGAKTTYTVTINVDSATKLSKIGQNAVKVYPTLTTSGINVEFSDKPGMIKLYSLSGQLIKTVKATSQIETIQLSTAGIYLVEVESNGAKTILKVVKK
- a CDS encoding BNR-4 repeat-containing protein, whose product is MKLPGGSDGSLSNIDISGLNLSTLPYTIEMWIKPDGSQIDNTGIIYHRGTGNAGIQYSSSWQGSGKLRFMTNISGDYGTVTDEVTTDTWHHVAVVLTSTTRTVYMDGKSYSQTINNSAYDFSTGALYLGWDSGASNRAFKGIIEDVRIWNTARSAQEVEDNQFTLYTGDEEGLVAYYNFDDRNLSQVTDATSNANHGVINGGIYVLSNIYTSMQYVQSTTSQPSGFVNTGESVIMCVEIETNHFQDAISVTQFDLSAIGTTNYSDIENVKIYAAGTDSLFTTNTLIGETGSSLSAADFTVDCDYSLEYGKNYFFVVFDVANNATNGNQLDLVCNSITVDGIVETPSVTSPEGVLEINSDIFIHNQKFSFDVVSYDAYTSSNGTNFVSFQQNALMTYKGYQYITYWNQSAHVCMARKKLPSGSWEEIEFTDFTSSHDLSDNHYNISFGICANDGTIHISYDHHNDALHYRKSTVDLTNDPDNANWSTASFGANQGYLVSGSYITASSPYYGGVTYPRFISKPDGNLLFEYRSGISGDGNSHLYEYNGEWTYIGEYMHGRTGTSTDYSSKCGYINGLHYTPGGTRLHVSLVWRETPTASTNHEVYYAYSDDDGRTWYDCDDNLIATTGVTPLHYDMQGFKILSVGQNRGLINQEGQTVDSDGNIHILQSYMLDSEGDDSNWYNSRVKAYLRHIYRDENGEWQSDVIAPSIIDRSDIAVDKFDNLYVVAPGYRVFFASKADNWQTWTEFDLSESNSATAEGIIDKDLLLQDNVLSFCFAHSDMDGKIIVPYYLLENTDSNGNGVNISVFDDTQFVNLNTQSLDNINITNEDILTSSDEFSILYDGKLETKYVEEYTLYLTTTGSVKVWINDELAIETGSLVSATEFQTTLQLVPSHIYSLRIEGLYTKGNVETKLEWSSDSQTREIVPLTSFYGALKDYSTNIDMTTETIKVETIPNPFHSAFTVKADGFNEYQLFNSAGALMESGEFENQKEVGSMLASGIYYLKVTNDKTESTVKVIKQ